A genome region from Sphingobacteriaceae bacterium GW460-11-11-14-LB5 includes the following:
- a CDS encoding rhamnose/proton symporter RhaT produces MQAILGVIFHFFGGFASGSFYIPYKKVKGWAWESYWIVGGIFSWLIVPPLAAFLTIPNFTAIITSTNGSILWLTYFFGVLWGIGGLTYGLGVRYLGVSLGSSIILGLCMVLGSILPSIYFDFFPQAGKDTFTMFLHTDWGRMVLLGLLVCVVGIIICGKAGMMKEKEMKTGITDPHGMEVKTEYKFGLGLFVGIVSGVLSACFNFGIEAGKPMADAANAIWKAANPAEPGNFLFQNNVTYVIVLWGGLTTNFIWCMVLNARNKTFGDYTNAAKPLLKNYIFSALAGTTWFLQFFFYGMGESKMGNGASSWILHMAFIILIANVWGLVLKEWKGVSRKTLITVLAGILTIIISVLIVGYGNRIKG; encoded by the coding sequence ATGCAAGCAATTTTAGGCGTAATTTTTCATTTCTTCGGCGGGTTTGCCTCCGGAAGTTTTTATATCCCTTACAAAAAAGTTAAAGGCTGGGCCTGGGAAAGTTACTGGATTGTTGGGGGAATCTTCTCCTGGTTAATCGTTCCACCACTTGCTGCTTTTTTAACCATCCCGAATTTTACGGCAATTATCACCAGTACAAACGGTAGTATTTTATGGCTAACCTATTTTTTTGGTGTGCTTTGGGGTATCGGCGGCTTAACCTATGGATTGGGCGTTCGTTATCTGGGCGTATCGTTAGGGAGTAGTATCATTTTAGGGCTTTGCATGGTTCTGGGTTCCATCCTGCCATCTATCTACTTCGATTTTTTCCCTCAGGCAGGTAAAGATACTTTTACCATGTTTCTACATACCGATTGGGGTCGCATGGTATTGCTGGGGCTTTTAGTCTGCGTTGTGGGTATTATCATCTGCGGTAAGGCAGGTATGATGAAAGAGAAGGAAATGAAAACCGGTATTACCGATCCGCACGGCATGGAGGTAAAAACAGAATATAAGTTTGGACTCGGTTTATTTGTGGGTATTGTATCGGGTGTTTTAAGTGCCTGTTTCAATTTCGGCATCGAAGCCGGGAAACCAATGGCCGATGCAGCTAACGCGATCTGGAAAGCAGCAAATCCTGCTGAACCGGGTAATTTCTTGTTCCAGAACAACGTTACTTATGTAATTGTGCTTTGGGGAGGTTTAACCACCAACTTTATCTGGTGTATGGTATTAAATGCGCGAAACAAAACATTTGGTGATTATACAAACGCGGCAAAACCGCTATTAAAAAACTATATTTTTTCTGCACTGGCAGGTACCACCTGGTTTTTACAGTTCTTTTTCTACGGTATGGGCGAAAGTAAAATGGGTAATGGCGCCAGTTCGTGGATTCTGCATATGGCCTTTATCATCCTCATTGCCAACGTATGGGGACTGGTATTAAAAGAGTGGAAAGGGGTATCCAGAAAAACTTTGATTACTGTGTTGGCGGGTATTTTAACCATCATCATTTCGGTACTCATTGTGGGTTATGGTAATAGAATAAAAGGATAA